Below is a window of Streptomyces sp. WMMB303 DNA.
TGATCGTCCGGCCGCCGGCGGCCCGGCCGCTGAACCCCGCGCTCCGTTACGAGACGGACGACCCGCTGGCGGTGCGGATCGTCTTCCCCGCCGAGATCTCCCTCGACGGCGCGGAGGTCGCCTGGGCCTTCTCCCGCGACCTGCTCGCCGAGGGGCTGCGCGGAGCCGCGGGCGAGGGCGACGTACAGGTCCGTCCCGGCGGGCGGGAGCGGACCGTGGTCGAGCTGCACGCGGGTGAGGGGGTCGCGGTGCTGGACTTCCGCACCTGTGACCTGGAGCGTTTCCTGCGGCACAGCTACGAACTGGTGCCCGCCGGCGCCGAGCGGGCACTCCTGGATCTGGAGGAGGGCTTCGCGGCGCTGCTGCGCGGAGTCTGACGCGCGGGTTCCCGCCCACGAAAGCGCCCGCCCACCCGGTCCCCGGAGGGGGAACGGATGGGCGGGCGAGGTCATGCGCCGGTCCCACGGGAAGCGGGCCCGGGGCGTGCGCCCCGCACGGGGGTCACACGCCGGTGCGCTCCGGCTCGCGGGGCGGGGGAACGGCGGCGGCCGACGCCTTGTCGGGGTTCAGCTCCTTGCGGAGGCCCTCACCCTCGACGTCCACGTTCGGCAGCAGCCGGTCCAGCCAGCGCGGCAGCCACCAGGCCCGCTCCCCCAGCAGGGCGAGCACCGCGGGCACGATGGCCATCCGCACCACGAAGGCGTCGAAGAGGATCGCGATGGCGAGCCCGAAGCCCATCATCTTGATCATGGCTTCGGAGGACCCGATGAACCCGGCGAACACGCTGATCATGATGACGCCCGCGGCGGTCACCACGCGCGCGCCCAGCCGGAAGCCGCTGACGATGGCCTGGCCGGGGCCTTCCCCGTGGACGTGCGCCTCGCGCATCCGCGTCACGAGGAAGACCTCGTAGTCCATCGCGAGACCGAAGATCACGCCGATCATGAAGATCGGCATCATGCTCATGATCGGACCGGTCTGCTCGACCCCGATCAGTCCGGCCAGCCAGCCCCACTGGAAGACGGCCACCACGGAACCCAGCGCCGCCAGCACCGAGAGCAGGAAGCCCAGGGCCGCCTTGAGCGGCACCAGCACCGAGCGGAAGACCAGCATCAGCAGCACGAAGGCCAGGCCCACGACCAGCGCCAGATAGGGCACCAGGGCGTCGTTCATGACCTGCGAGAAGTCGATGGCGACCGCCGTCGCGCCGGTCACCAGCAGCGTGGCCCCGGTCTTCTCCTCGATCGCGTCCGACTGGTCCCGGATGTCGTGCACGATCTTCTCGGTGCGCTCGTCGCTGGGACCGTACTTCGGGACGGCCGTCAGGGTGGCGGTGTCGCCGCTCTTGTTGAGCTGCGGAGGGCTGACGGCGACCACGCCGTCCGTCTTCTGCAGCCGCTTCTGCACCTCGGCGGCCGCGGCCTTCGGGTCGTCGGCGCCCTCGAGGTCGACCACGCCCATCAGCGGGCCGTTGAAGCCCGCGCCGAAACCGTCGGAGAGCAGGTCGTAGGCCTTGCGCTGGGTGGTGGACTCCGGCTGGTTGCCCTCGTCGGGCAGCCCGAGCTGCATGGAGCCGACGGGCAGCGCCAGGGCGCCGAGCGCCAGCACGGCGGTGACCAGCACCAGCACGGGGCGGCGCAGCACGAAGCCCGCCCAGCGGGCACCGGCCTTGGGGCGCTGGCCCTCCGCGTCGGCGGCGGGCGGCACCCCGGTGGCGGGGTTGGCCTTGCGCACCCGGCGGCCGAAGATCCGCTTGCCGACCATGCCGAGCGCGGCGGGCACCAGCGTCAGCGCCACCAGGACGGCGATGACCACCGTGCCCGCGGCCGCCATACCCATCTTGGTGAGGACCGGGATGTTGACGACGGAGAGCCCGACGAGCGCGATCACCACGGTGAGCCCGGCGAAGACCACAGCGGACCCGGCGGTTCCGACCGCGCGTCCGGCCGCCTCCTCGCGCTCCCGGCCCTCGGTCAGCTCCGCGCGGTAGCGGGAGGCGATGAAGAGCGCGTAGTCGATGCCGACCGCCAGGCCGATCATCATCGCGAGCGTCGTGGTGTTGGCCGACAGGCCGAGGGTGGCGCCCAGCGCGGTGATCGAGGAGATGCCGATCATCACCCCGATCAGCGCGGTGATCAGCGGCAGCCCGGCCGCGATCAGCGAGCCGAAGGTGAGGATGAGGACGACGGCCGCGATGCCGATGCCGATGACCTCGGCGTTGCCCATCTCGGGCTCGACCAGCAGTGCGTCACCGCCGGTCTCCACGGTCAGCCCGGTCTTGCGGGCCTCCTTCGCGGTGTCCTCCAGACCCTCCCGGGTCTTGTCGGTGATTTCCTGGGCCGGGACCTTGTACTGGACGGAGGCGTAGGCGATGCTGCCGTCCTTGCTGACGGCGCCGCTGCCCTTGGCGAACGGGTCGGTGACACCGGCCGCCTGCCCGCCGCTCAGCTCCTCGCGGGCCTTCTCGACGGCGGCCCTGTTGGGTCCGGCGGTGATCTTCTCGCCGGTCGGGGCGCGGAAGACCATCCGGGCCGTCGCGCCCTCCGCGTTGGCTTCCGGAACGCGTTCTTCCAGCAGGTCGAAGGCCTTCTGGGCCTGCGTGCCGGGCAGCGCGAAGTCGTCGTCGGGCGGAGTCGATGCGGTGGACGCGCCGACGCCGGCCGCGACCAGCAGCGCCACCCATATCAGGGCGACGATGCGGCGCCGCCGGAAGGCGAGTCTGCCGAGCTTGTACAGGAAGGTGGCCACGAGAGAGGTTCTCCGGTCTCGAGGTCGGACAGTGGGACGGTGCGGTGGAGCAGGGACGGCAGAGCCGACCGAGCCGAAGGAGCACGGCGGGGAGGCGCCGCGAGCCGACTGTGAGAGCTCATGTCAATCGACGCTCGCTCGCACCCGAAGGATGAGCCCGCACCAGGACATGTGGGGCACATCACAACTTGCCCGGCCGCAAAACCCCACGAACCATGGGAAAGGTGACCGACGACGGCGCGTATCTCCGCTACCCGCATCTGCACGGCGAGCTGCTCTGCTTCACCACGGAGGACGACCTGTGGGCGGTCCGGCTCCCGGAGCCGGGGGCACCCTCGGAGCGGGCCCGGCGGCTGACGGTGGACCGCACCCGGATCAGCCACCCCCGTCTCTGCCCGGCCGGGGAGCGCATCGCCTACATCAGCTGGCGCAGCCTGGACCCGGAGATCCACCTGGTCTCCGTCCGCGGAGGTGCCTCCCGGCGGCTGACGTACTGGGGCGCGACCGACACCCGGGTGCGGGGCTGGACCCCGGAGGGCGACGTCCTGGCGGTGGCCTCGCACGGGGAGCCCTTCGCGCACCGGGCCTGGGCCTACCGGGTCCCGGTCGACGGCCCGGACGGACCGCCCGCGGGTCGGCCGGTCTCCTCCTGCCCGGGCAGCAGGCTGCCCTGGGGACCGGTGTCGGACATCGCGGTGGCCGAGCAGCGGGGCGAGCGCCGCACGCTGCTGCTGACCGGGACGCCGCCGCACGAGCCCGCGAGCTGGAAGCGGTACCGGGGCGGCGCCACGGGACGGCTGTGGCTCCAGGGGGAGCGGTTGCTGCCCGACCTCGACGGGCACCTGGACTCGGTGCTGCTCGTCGGGGACCGGATCGCCTTCCTCTCCGACCACGAGGGCGTCGGCAACCTCTACTCCTGCCGCCCGGACGGCACCGACCTGCGGCGGCACACCGATCACGACGCCTGCTACGCCCGGCACGCGGCCACCGACGGACGGCGGGTGGTCTACCAGTGCGCGGGAGAGCTGTGGCTGGTCGACGACTTCGCCCACGCGGCCCGGCCCCGCCGCCTCGACGTCCGCACCGGCAGCCAGCGCGCGGGCCGCCGCCCCTACCAGGTGCCCGCGGGCGCGCACGTCACCTCGCTGGCCGTCGACCCCACCGGCCGGGCGGGCGCGGTCGGGGTACGCGGCAGCCTGTACTGGCTCACCCACCGCGACGGCCCGGCCCGGGCCCTCGCGGACGCTCCCGGGGTGCGGGTGCGGCTGCCCACCATGCTGGGCGACACGGGACGGATCGCCTACGTCACCGACGCGGAGGGCGAGGACGCCATCGAGATCGCCGACCTGCCCCGCGCCTCCCGCCCCCGGCCCGCCTATCGGATCGCGGCCGGACGGCTGGGGCGGGTGCGGGAGCTGGTCGCCGCGCCGTCCGCCGAGCGGCTGGCCGTCGCCACGCACGACGGGCGGCTGCTGCTGGTCGACGTACCCGGCCCGGAGGAGACCCCGGAGGCCGCGGAGGCCGACGCGGAGCCCCCGGAGCCGGCCGGGGACGGCACGTCAGCCGCGGGCGCGGCCGCGGGGGTCCCGGCCGCGGGGGTCCCGGAGCCCGCGATCAGCGAGGTCGTGCGATCCGCCAACGGCCCGGTGCACGATCCGGCCTTCTCCCCCGACTCCCGCTGGCTGGCCTGGGCGCACCCGGGGGTGGGCCGCTCGCTGTCCTGCATCCGGCTCGCGAAGGTCGCCGAACGGGACGGCGCCGCCGCGGGCGAATGCCCGATCCTGGACGTCACGGACGGGCGGTTCGAGGACGAGCAGCCCGTCTTCACCCGCGACGGCCGCTACCTGGCGTTCCTGTCCTGGCGCGGCTTCGACCCGGTCTACGACGTGCACACCGGCGACCTCTCCTTCCCGCTGGGCTGCCGCCCGTACCTGGTGCCGCTCTCCTCCGCCACGCTCTCCCCGTTCGCGCTGACCCCGGAAGGGCGGCCGGCCGCGGGCGGGCTGGACCCGCAGGACCGGCAGGACGGCGAGGAGGAGACCGGCGGGACCCCCGTACTGGTGGAGGCGGAGGGGCTGGCCAACCGCGTCACGCCGTTCCCGGTGACGGCCTCGAAGTACGGCGCGCTGTGCCCGGTGGCCGGGGGCGGGCTGATCTGGCTGCGCTACCCGATCTCCGGCGCACTCGGCGAGACCTTCGCCAACCCGGCCGACACCTCCGGCCGCCCGACGCTGGAGCACTTCGACCTGACCACCGCCAAGCGCACCGAACTCACCAGTGACATCGACTGGTTCGCACCCAGCGGCGACGGCACCCGGCTGGTCGTCAACGACGAGGGGCTGCTGCGCGTGATCCCCGCCGACCAGCGGGCCGACGCGGACACCACCACCTTCATCGACCTGCGCCGCATCCTGCACGACGTCGACCCCGCGGCCGAGTGGCGGCAGGCGTACGCGGAGGCGGGACGGCTGGTGCGGGCCTACTTCTGGGACCCGGGGATGAGCGGCGTCGACTGGACGGCCGTCCTGGAGCAGTACCGGCCGCTGGTCGAACGCGTCGCCACTCCGGACGAGTTCGCCGACCTGCTGCGCGAGGTACTCGGCGAACTGGGCACCTCGCACGCCTATGTCACCCCGGCGCGGCGCGACGAGGGGCCGCCGCACTACCAGCGCCCCCTCGGCTTCCTGGGCGCCGATCTGATCCGCACCCCCGAGGGCGAGTGGCAGCTCGCCCGGATCCTGCCCGGCGACTCCTCCGACTCCCGGGCCCGCTCCCCGCTGGCCGGCTCCCCGGTGCGGGAGGGCGCGGTGCTCACCCACGTCGACGCGCGCCCCGTCGACCCGGTCGCCGGCCCCGCGCCGCTGCTGGCCGCGGCGGGCGGCACCACCGTCGAGCTGACGCTCCGGCAGGCGGGGCCGCGACGGGTCGCGGCCGTCCCGCTGATCGACGAACGCCCGCTGCGCTACCAGGACTGGGTGGCCCGGCGCCGGGACGTCGTCCGCGAGCTGAGCGACGGCGCCTGCGGCTATCTGCACATCCCCGACATGGGCGGCTCGGGCTGGGCGCAGTTCAACCGGGATCTGCGGCTGGAGGTCTCCCGGCCCGCGCTCATCGTGGACGTCCGGGGCAACGCGGGCGGGCACATCAGCGAACTCGTGCTGGAGAAGCTCACCCGCACCATCCTGGGCTGGGATCTCACCCGCGACGCGCAGCCGGTCACCTACACCGGCGACGCGCCGCGCGGACCGGTGGTCGCCGTCGCGGACGCGGCGACCGCCTCCGACGGCGACATGATCATCGCCGCGTTCCGGCTGCTGGGCCTGGGCCCGGTCGTCGGGGCCCGGACCTGGGGCGGCGTCGTCGGGATGACGGGGCGGCACCGGCTCGGCGACGGCACCGTGATCACGGTGCCGATGAACGCCGCGTGGTTCGAGGGGTACGGATGGTCGGTGGAGAACCGCGGGGTCGAGCCGGACATCGAGGTGCTGCGCACTCCGCTGGACTGGGCCGAGGGCCGCAGCTCCGTGCTGGGCACCGCCGTACGCACCGCCCTCGACCTGCTGGAGAGGCACCCCGCCCGGACTCCGCCCGGATACGGGGACGCCCCGGACCGCTCTCGTCCGCCGCTGCCGCCGCGCCCCTGACCGAAGACAGGAATTTTCATGCCGTTTTTGTACGTCATGCGGCATAGGGGATGGCGTGGCAGGGTGGAAAGTGCCCGTGCGTACACATGTCCGAAGGAGTGACGATGGGTCTCGCAGACCAGTTCAAGTCCAAGGCCGAGCAGCTCCGGCACAAGGGCGGCAAGTCCTCGTCCGGCGACCGCAAGCACGGCGGCGAACGCAAGCAGAGCGGCGGCCAGGACGCCACCGACAAGGCGCAGGAGCTGAAGGACAAGGCCCAGCAGCGCGCCCAGGAGTGGAAGGACAAGAACCACTGAGACCGCGGGCCCACCCTCGGCCCGCGGGGAGACTCGCGGACCCGCTGGTGCGGGTCCCGCCTCCGCCACAGCGTGCCGCGGCTTCCTACCTCCGCGACAGCGGCAGGAAGCCGCGGCACGTCGCTGTGCCGGGACGGCCCCTCCCGTCGGCCTCACGCCGACGAGCCGCCCGCGTGAGCGCGCCCGGCCCCGGGGGGCCGGGGCT
It encodes the following:
- a CDS encoding S41 family peptidase is translated as MGKVTDDGAYLRYPHLHGELLCFTTEDDLWAVRLPEPGAPSERARRLTVDRTRISHPRLCPAGERIAYISWRSLDPEIHLVSVRGGASRRLTYWGATDTRVRGWTPEGDVLAVASHGEPFAHRAWAYRVPVDGPDGPPAGRPVSSCPGSRLPWGPVSDIAVAEQRGERRTLLLTGTPPHEPASWKRYRGGATGRLWLQGERLLPDLDGHLDSVLLVGDRIAFLSDHEGVGNLYSCRPDGTDLRRHTDHDACYARHAATDGRRVVYQCAGELWLVDDFAHAARPRRLDVRTGSQRAGRRPYQVPAGAHVTSLAVDPTGRAGAVGVRGSLYWLTHRDGPARALADAPGVRVRLPTMLGDTGRIAYVTDAEGEDAIEIADLPRASRPRPAYRIAAGRLGRVRELVAAPSAERLAVATHDGRLLLVDVPGPEETPEAAEADAEPPEPAGDGTSAAGAAAGVPAAGVPEPAISEVVRSANGPVHDPAFSPDSRWLAWAHPGVGRSLSCIRLAKVAERDGAAAGECPILDVTDGRFEDEQPVFTRDGRYLAFLSWRGFDPVYDVHTGDLSFPLGCRPYLVPLSSATLSPFALTPEGRPAAGGLDPQDRQDGEEETGGTPVLVEAEGLANRVTPFPVTASKYGALCPVAGGGLIWLRYPISGALGETFANPADTSGRPTLEHFDLTTAKRTELTSDIDWFAPSGDGTRLVVNDEGLLRVIPADQRADADTTTFIDLRRILHDVDPAAEWRQAYAEAGRLVRAYFWDPGMSGVDWTAVLEQYRPLVERVATPDEFADLLREVLGELGTSHAYVTPARRDEGPPHYQRPLGFLGADLIRTPEGEWQLARILPGDSSDSRARSPLAGSPVREGAVLTHVDARPVDPVAGPAPLLAAAGGTTVELTLRQAGPRRVAAVPLIDERPLRYQDWVARRRDVVRELSDGACGYLHIPDMGGSGWAQFNRDLRLEVSRPALIVDVRGNAGGHISELVLEKLTRTILGWDLTRDAQPVTYTGDAPRGPVVAVADAATASDGDMIIAAFRLLGLGPVVGARTWGGVVGMTGRHRLGDGTVITVPMNAAWFEGYGWSVENRGVEPDIEVLRTPLDWAEGRSSVLGTAVRTALDLLERHPARTPPGYGDAPDRSRPPLPPRP
- a CDS encoding MMPL family transporter, which produces MATFLYKLGRLAFRRRRIVALIWVALLVAAGVGASTASTPPDDDFALPGTQAQKAFDLLEERVPEANAEGATARMVFRAPTGEKITAGPNRAAVEKAREELSGGQAAGVTDPFAKGSGAVSKDGSIAYASVQYKVPAQEITDKTREGLEDTAKEARKTGLTVETGGDALLVEPEMGNAEVIGIGIAAVVLILTFGSLIAAGLPLITALIGVMIGISSITALGATLGLSANTTTLAMMIGLAVGIDYALFIASRYRAELTEGREREEAAGRAVGTAGSAVVFAGLTVVIALVGLSVVNIPVLTKMGMAAAGTVVIAVLVALTLVPAALGMVGKRIFGRRVRKANPATGVPPAADAEGQRPKAGARWAGFVLRRPVLVLVTAVLALGALALPVGSMQLGLPDEGNQPESTTQRKAYDLLSDGFGAGFNGPLMGVVDLEGADDPKAAAAEVQKRLQKTDGVVAVSPPQLNKSGDTATLTAVPKYGPSDERTEKIVHDIRDQSDAIEEKTGATLLVTGATAVAIDFSQVMNDALVPYLALVVGLAFVLLMLVFRSVLVPLKAALGFLLSVLAALGSVVAVFQWGWLAGLIGVEQTGPIMSMMPIFMIGVIFGLAMDYEVFLVTRMREAHVHGEGPGQAIVSGFRLGARVVTAAGVIMISVFAGFIGSSEAMIKMMGFGLAIAILFDAFVVRMAIVPAVLALLGERAWWLPRWLDRLLPNVDVEGEGLRKELNPDKASAAAVPPPREPERTGV
- a CDS encoding SsgA family sporulation/cell division regulator, translated to MSKVITRTVQAQLIVRPPAARPLNPALRYETDDPLAVRIVFPAEISLDGAEVAWAFSRDLLAEGLRGAAGEGDVQVRPGGRERTVVELHAGEGVAVLDFRTCDLERFLRHSYELVPAGAERALLDLEEGFAALLRGV